One stretch of Pseudomonas azotoformans DNA includes these proteins:
- a CDS encoding chemotaxis protein CheA, translating into MSFGADEEILQDFLVEAGEILEQLSEQLVELESRPDDANLLNAIFRGFHTVKGGAGFLQLHELVECCHIAENVFDILRKGERHVDSELMDVILEALDAVNGMFSEVRDRAPITAATPELLAALARLAEPADTSAAPVVEAAPEPVVEAEPDVTDSEFEQLLNSLSAVKAEAEAPAAPVAAPTSEDITDAEFESLLDQLHGKGQFAADAVAPAAAAVDAPAASTSTDITDDEFEALLDQLHGKGTFVADALPEVAATAAAPAAASAAPAGDGLISDHEFESLLDELHGKGKFSEVAPAAAVATAAPVAAKAAAPAPAAKPAPAAKSAPAPAAAPAPARAAPAPAAEKPASEAETTVRVDTARLDDIMNMVGELVLVRNRLVRLGLSSGDEAMQKAVSNLDVVTADLQTAVMKTRMQPIKKVFGRFPRLVRDLARQLKKEINLELVGEETDLDKNLVEALADPLVHLVRNAVDHGVETPEEREASGKSRGGKVILAAEQEGDHILLSITDDGKGMDPTILRNIAVKRGVMDKDAADRLTDTECYNLIFAPGFSTKTEISDVSGRGVGMDVVKTKISQLNGSINIYSTKGQGSKIVIKVPLTLAIMPTLMVMLGNQAFAFPLVNVNEIFHLDLSRTNVVDGQEVVIVRDKALPLFYLKRWLVASAAHEEQREGHVVILSVGTQRIGFVVDQLVGQEEVVIKPLGKMLQGTPGMSGATITGDGRIALILDVPSMLKRYAARRI; encoded by the coding sequence ATGAGCTTCGGCGCCGATGAAGAAATCCTTCAGGATTTCCTTGTAGAGGCCGGCGAAATTTTAGAGCAACTGTCCGAACAACTGGTCGAGCTGGAAAGCCGACCGGATGATGCGAACCTGCTCAATGCAATTTTTCGCGGTTTTCACACTGTAAAAGGGGGCGCCGGCTTCCTCCAGCTCCATGAGCTGGTGGAGTGCTGCCACATCGCCGAGAACGTGTTCGACATCCTGCGCAAGGGTGAGCGTCACGTTGATTCGGAGTTGATGGACGTGATTCTCGAAGCACTGGATGCGGTCAACGGCATGTTCAGCGAGGTGCGCGACCGTGCACCGATCACGGCGGCCACCCCGGAACTGCTGGCCGCCCTGGCGCGCCTGGCGGAACCTGCCGACACGTCGGCCGCACCGGTGGTTGAAGCCGCACCGGAGCCTGTGGTTGAGGCCGAACCGGATGTGACCGACAGCGAGTTCGAACAGCTGCTCAACTCCCTCAGTGCCGTCAAGGCCGAGGCTGAAGCACCGGCTGCGCCGGTCGCTGCACCGACCAGCGAAGACATCACCGACGCCGAGTTCGAATCGCTGCTCGACCAGTTGCATGGCAAGGGCCAGTTCGCGGCCGACGCCGTGGCACCTGCCGCTGCGGCTGTGGATGCACCGGCGGCCAGCACCAGCACCGACATTACCGATGATGAATTTGAAGCATTGCTCGACCAACTGCATGGCAAGGGCACTTTCGTGGCCGACGCCTTGCCGGAAGTCGCCGCCACGGCTGCGGCACCGGCTGCTGCCAGCGCCGCTCCTGCGGGCGATGGGCTGATCTCCGATCACGAGTTCGAATCCCTGCTGGACGAGTTGCACGGCAAGGGCAAGTTCAGCGAAGTGGCCCCGGCCGCTGCGGTGGCGACCGCTGCACCGGTCGCCGCCAAAGCCGCTGCGCCAGCCCCGGCCGCCAAACCTGCACCGGCTGCCAAGTCAGCACCGGCCCCGGCCGCCGCACCTGCTCCAGCGCGCGCAGCCCCGGCCCCGGCCGCCGAGAAGCCTGCCAGTGAAGCCGAAACCACCGTGCGGGTTGATACCGCGCGCCTGGACGACATCATGAACATGGTCGGCGAACTGGTACTGGTGCGTAACCGCCTGGTGCGCCTGGGCCTTAGCAGCGGCGATGAAGCCATGCAAAAGGCCGTGTCGAACCTTGACGTGGTCACCGCCGACCTGCAGACCGCCGTGATGAAAACGCGGATGCAGCCGATCAAGAAAGTCTTCGGCCGCTTCCCGCGCCTGGTCCGCGACCTGGCGCGTCAGCTGAAGAAAGAAATCAACCTGGAACTGGTGGGCGAAGAAACCGACCTCGACAAGAACCTGGTCGAGGCCCTGGCCGATCCGCTGGTCCACTTGGTGCGCAACGCTGTCGACCACGGCGTGGAAACCCCGGAAGAACGCGAAGCCTCGGGCAAGTCCCGTGGCGGCAAGGTGATCCTGGCGGCGGAGCAAGAAGGCGATCACATCCTGCTGTCGATCACTGACGACGGCAAAGGCATGGACCCGACCATATTGCGCAACATTGCGGTCAAGCGCGGCGTGATGGACAAGGACGCCGCCGACCGCCTGACCGACACCGAGTGCTACAACCTGATCTTCGCCCCGGGTTTCTCGACCAAGACCGAGATTTCCGACGTGTCCGGCCGTGGCGTCGGCATGGACGTGGTGAAGACCAAGATCAGCCAGCTCAACGGCTCGATCAACATCTACTCGACCAAGGGCCAGGGCTCGAAGATCGTCATCAAGGTGCCGTTGACCCTGGCGATCATGCCGACCCTGATGGTGATGCTGGGCAACCAGGCGTTCGCCTTCCCGCTGGTCAACGTCAACGAAATCTTCCACCTCGATCTGTCGCGCACCAACGTGGTGGACGGCCAGGAAGTGGTGATCGTGCGCGACAAGGCGTTGCCGCTGTTCTACCTCAAGCGCTGGCTGGTGGCTTCGGCTGCCCACGAAGAGCAGCGCGAAGGCCATGTGGTGATTCTGTCCGTGGGCACCCAGCGCATCGGCTTTGTCGTCGATCAACTGGTTGGCCAGGAAGAAGTGGTCATCAAGCCTTTGGGCAAAATGCTGCAGGGAACCCCGGGCATGTCGGGTGCGACCATCACCGGTGACGGTCGGATCGCGCTGATTCTCGATGTTCCGAGCATGCTCAAGCGTTACGCCGCTCGGCGTATTTGA
- a CDS encoding protein phosphatase CheZ, protein MEHKETSQGDFESTLKKHAHQLVDSLEKGQFGDAVQLIHELNQTRDRGLYQEVGKLTRELHSAIVNFQIDPHMPQAEEISQITDATERLSYVVRLTEAAANRTMDLVENATPLVNGMATEAQALSHDWGRFMRREVGAEEFRELARRVDGFLSRSEQENRTVSSNLNDILLAQDYQDLTGQVIKRVTQLVTEVESNLLKLVLMAGQVDRFAGIEHDREAILSEKDPQKHLAKGEGPQIHADKREDVVSGQDDVDDLLSSLGF, encoded by the coding sequence ATGGAGCATAAAGAAACGTCACAGGGAGACTTCGAGTCGACCCTGAAAAAGCATGCTCACCAGTTGGTCGACAGCCTTGAAAAAGGCCAGTTCGGCGACGCGGTGCAGTTAATCCATGAGCTCAACCAGACCCGTGACCGCGGCCTGTACCAGGAAGTGGGCAAGCTCACACGCGAGCTGCACAGTGCGATCGTCAATTTCCAGATTGACCCGCATATGCCCCAGGCCGAAGAAATCTCGCAAATCACCGATGCCACCGAACGCCTGTCCTATGTGGTCAGGCTGACTGAGGCGGCGGCCAACCGCACCATGGACCTGGTGGAAAACGCCACGCCCCTGGTCAACGGCATGGCCACTGAAGCCCAGGCCCTGAGCCACGACTGGGGCCGCTTCATGCGCCGGGAAGTGGGGGCTGAGGAGTTTCGCGAGTTGGCACGTCGGGTTGACGGTTTCCTGTCACGCAGCGAGCAGGAAAACCGCACGGTTTCCAGCAACCTCAACGACATTCTGCTGGCCCAGGATTACCAGGACCTCACCGGTCAGGTGATCAAGCGTGTGACCCAGTTGGTCACCGAAGTGGAAAGCAACTTGCTCAAATTGGTGCTTATGGCAGGCCAGGTTGACCGTTTCGCCGGCATCGAACATGACCGCGAAGCGATCCTCTCGGAAAAAGATCCACAAAAACATCTCGCCAAGGGTGAAGGTCCGCAGATTCATGCCGATAAACGTGAAGACGTTGTGTCAGGTCAGGATGACGTAGATGACCTGTTATCCAGTTTAGGCTTCTAA
- a CDS encoding chemotaxis response regulator CheY yields MKILIVDDFSTMRRIIKNLLRDLGFTNTVEADDGITAIPILNSGSIDFLVTDWNMPGMTGIDLLRHVRADEKLRSLPVLMVTAEAKREQIIEAAQAGVNGYVVKPFTALALKEKIEKIFERIHG; encoded by the coding sequence ATGAAAATCCTCATCGTTGATGACTTCTCAACGATGCGGCGGATCATAAAAAACCTGTTGCGTGACCTTGGGTTCACAAACACGGTCGAGGCGGATGACGGCATTACGGCCATTCCGATCCTCAACAGCGGGAGTATCGACTTTCTGGTAACAGACTGGAACATGCCGGGCATGACCGGTATCGACTTGCTGCGCCACGTGCGCGCTGACGAAAAGCTGCGCAGCCTGCCTGTGCTGATGGTGACCGCCGAAGCCAAGCGTGAGCAGATCATCGAAGCCGCCCAAGCCGGGGTCAACGGTTACGTGGTCAAGCCATTCACTGCACTGGCCTTGAAAGAGAAGATCGAAAAAATCTTCGAACGCATCCACGGCTAA
- the fliA gene encoding RNA polymerase sigma factor FliA produces MTATGYNAYKKSARDSQGELIERYAPLVKRIAYHLLARLPASVQVEDLIQAGMIGLLEVSTKYDASKGASFETYAGIRIRGAMLDEVRKGDWAPRSVHRNTRMVSDAIRAIEAKTGRDAKDHEVAAELQLSLDDYYGILNDTLGSRLFSFDDLLQDGEHEGLHEDGASAHMEPSRDLEDERFQGALADAIANLPERERLVLALYYDEELNLKEIGEVLGVSESRVSQLHSQCAARLRGRLGEWRAR; encoded by the coding sequence ATGACCGCGACCGGCTACAACGCGTACAAGAAGTCTGCCCGTGACAGCCAGGGCGAGTTGATCGAGCGCTACGCGCCCTTGGTCAAGCGCATTGCCTATCACTTGCTGGCACGCCTGCCCGCCAGCGTCCAGGTCGAAGACCTGATCCAGGCGGGCATGATCGGCCTGCTCGAAGTGTCGACCAAATACGACGCGAGCAAGGGTGCAAGTTTCGAGACGTATGCGGGCATCCGTATCCGTGGCGCGATGCTCGATGAAGTGCGCAAGGGTGACTGGGCGCCGCGTTCGGTACACCGCAATACACGCATGGTCAGTGACGCAATTCGCGCAATTGAAGCAAAAACCGGTCGCGACGCTAAAGATCACGAAGTTGCGGCCGAACTCCAATTGAGTCTCGACGATTACTACGGGATTTTGAACGATACCTTGGGCAGCCGCCTGTTCAGTTTCGACGACCTGTTGCAGGACGGCGAACATGAAGGGCTGCACGAGGACGGCGCGAGTGCTCATATGGAGCCATCGCGAGACCTGGAAGATGAGCGTTTCCAGGGGGCGTTGGCGGACGCGATTGCCAATTTGCCGGAGCGTGAGCGGCTGGTGTTGGCGCTGTACTACGACGAAGAGCTGAACCTCAAGGAAATCGGTGAGGTCCTGGGTGTCAGCGAATCGCGGGTCAGCCAGTTGCACAGCCAGTGCGCAGCCCGCTTGCGGGGGCGTTTGGGAGAGTGGCGAGCGCGCTGA
- the fleN gene encoding flagellar synthesis regulator FleN, whose translation MGSMHPVQVIAVTGGKGGVGKTNVSVNLSLALAELGRRVMLLDADLGLANVDVLLGLTPKHTLADVIEGRCELRDVLLQGPGGIRIVPAASGTQSMVHLSPAQHAGLIQAFSDIGDNLDVLVIDTAAGIGESVVSFVRAAQEVLLVVCDEPTSITDAYALIKLLNRDYGMNRFRVLANMAQSPQEGRNLFAKLTKVTDRFLDVALQYVGAVPYDECVRKAVQKQRAVYEAFPRSKCALAFKAIAQKVDTWPLPANPRGHLEFFVERLVHQTSAGPVL comes from the coding sequence ATGGGCAGCATGCATCCCGTACAGGTGATCGCGGTGACCGGCGGCAAAGGTGGCGTCGGGAAAACTAACGTGTCAGTGAATTTGTCCCTGGCCCTGGCAGAGCTTGGCCGTCGCGTCATGCTGCTGGATGCTGACCTGGGGTTGGCGAACGTCGACGTTCTGCTGGGGCTGACGCCCAAACATACCCTTGCCGATGTGATCGAGGGCCGCTGTGAGCTGCGCGATGTGCTGCTGCAGGGGCCTGGGGGCATCCGCATCGTCCCGGCCGCTTCCGGCACCCAGAGCATGGTGCACCTGAGCCCGGCGCAGCATGCCGGGCTGATCCAGGCCTTCAGTGACATCGGTGACAACCTCGACGTGCTGGTGATCGACACCGCCGCCGGGATCGGCGAGTCCGTGGTCAGCTTCGTGCGCGCTGCGCAGGAAGTGTTGCTGGTGGTCTGCGATGAACCCACCTCGATCACCGACGCCTACGCCCTGATCAAACTGCTTAACCGCGACTACGGCATGAACCGCTTCCGCGTCCTGGCCAACATGGCCCAGAGCCCGCAGGAAGGGCGCAACCTGTTCGCCAAGTTGACCAAGGTCACGGATCGTTTCCTCGATGTCGCCTTACAATACGTCGGCGCAGTTCCCTACGACGAGTGTGTGCGCAAGGCTGTGCAAAAGCAGCGTGCAGTCTACGAAGCGTTCCCTCGTTCCAAGTGCGCACTGGCGTTCAAGGCTATTGCCCAGAAGGTCGATACCTGGCCGTTGCCTGCCAACCCCCGGGGGCATCTGGAGTTTTTCGTCGAGCGATTGGTGCATCAGACGAGCGCAGGACCCGTGCTATGA
- the flhF gene encoding flagellar biosynthesis protein FlhF — protein sequence MQVKRFFAADMRQAMKLVRDELGADAAIIGNRRIAGGVELTAALDYTPSALAPRVPNMELEDELRKTASRIVSAQAELSMRGDSDATTNRQLFAGLPLTAAEPLVEPTFKEPPRPAAPAPAAAVDQRVFDSMRFELNGLRELLEVQLGSLAWNQLQGSKPQQANLWRRLQRIGLSGPLSRDLLALTTEIEEPRQAWRMLLAHLARMIVTPEIEPLEEGGVIAMVGPAGMGKTTTLAKLAARYVLKYGAQNIALVSMDSYRIGAQEQLKTLGRILNVSVTHVDPGQSLANALDPLLRKRVVLIDTAGLQASDPALRMQLESLAGRGIKSKNYLVLATTSQKQVLTAAYHSYKRCGLAGCILTKLDETASLGEVLSLAISHELPVAYLTDGPRIPDDLHLPRRHQLVSRAVSVQMQDEPSEEAMADMFADLYHNPAKRVG from the coding sequence ATGCAAGTGAAGCGTTTTTTCGCCGCCGATATGCGTCAGGCCATGAAACTGGTTCGTGATGAGCTGGGCGCCGACGCTGCGATTATTGGCAACCGTCGTATTGCCGGCGGTGTCGAGCTGACGGCTGCCCTGGATTACACACCTTCGGCCCTGGCGCCGCGCGTGCCGAACATGGAGCTCGAAGACGAGCTGCGCAAGACCGCTTCGCGGATTGTTTCGGCCCAGGCTGAACTGAGCATGCGTGGCGACAGCGATGCCACCACCAATCGCCAGTTGTTCGCCGGCCTGCCGCTGACCGCCGCGGAGCCATTGGTTGAGCCAACCTTCAAAGAGCCGCCGCGTCCCGCTGCGCCAGCCCCGGCAGCGGCGGTTGACCAGCGGGTGTTCGACTCGATGCGCTTTGAGCTCAACGGTTTGCGTGAACTGCTCGAAGTGCAATTGGGTTCGCTGGCCTGGAACCAGTTGCAAGGCAGCAAGCCGCAACAGGCCAACCTGTGGCGCCGCTTGCAACGCATCGGTCTGTCCGGCCCGTTGTCCCGCGACCTGCTGGCCCTGACCACCGAAATCGAAGAGCCTCGCCAGGCCTGGCGCATGTTGCTGGCCCATCTGGCGCGGATGATCGTCACCCCGGAGATCGAGCCCCTGGAAGAGGGCGGCGTGATCGCCATGGTCGGCCCAGCCGGCATGGGCAAGACCACCACTCTGGCCAAGCTGGCGGCGCGCTACGTGCTCAAGTACGGCGCTCAGAATATCGCGCTGGTGAGCATGGACAGCTACCGTATCGGTGCCCAGGAGCAGCTCAAGACCCTGGGCCGCATTCTCAATGTGTCGGTGACCCATGTCGACCCAGGCCAGTCCCTGGCCAACGCCCTCGACCCGCTGCTGCGCAAGCGCGTGGTGCTGATCGACACCGCCGGCCTGCAAGCCAGCGACCCGGCCTTGCGCATGCAGTTGGAAAGCCTGGCCGGGCGTGGCATCAAGTCGAAAAATTACCTGGTGCTTGCAACCACCAGCCAGAAACAGGTTCTTACCGCTGCGTATCATAGTTACAAGCGCTGCGGCCTGGCCGGTTGCATCCTCACCAAGCTCGACGAAACCGCGAGCCTGGGCGAGGTGCTGAGCCTGGCCATCAGCCATGAATTGCCGGTCGCCTACCTGACCGACGGGCCGAGGATTCCGGATGATCTGCATCTGCCGCGCCGTCATCAGTTGGTCAGCCGTGCAGTCAGCGTGCAAATGCAAGACGAGCCTAGCGAGGAAGCGATGGCCGATATGTTCGCCGACCTCTACCACAACCCGGCGAAGCGGGTAGGTTGA
- the flhA gene encoding flagellar biosynthesis protein FlhA, whose protein sequence is MLGTARSTLTDLSRGNLGVPLLLLVMLAMMMLPMPPFLLDVFFTFNIALSVVVLLVCVYALRPLDFAVFPTILLVATLLRLALNVASTRVVMLHGQDGHAAAGKVIQAFGEVVIGGNYVVGIVVFAILMIINFVVVTKGAGRISEVSARFTLDAMPGKQMAIDADLNAGLIDQNQAKARRLEVAQEAEFYGSMDGASKFVRGDAIAGLLILFINLIGGVAVGMFQHGMTFSDAGKVYALLTIGDGLVAQLPSLLLSTAAAIMVTRASGSEDMGKQISRQMFASPKALAVAAGIMAIMGIVPGMPHVSFLSMAAMAAGGAYLFWKKQNAVKVQAQQEIARQQELLPSPARAQETKELGWDDVTPIDMIGLEVGYRLIPLVDRNQGGQLLARIKGVRKKLSQDLGFLMPTVHIRDNLDLAPSAYRLTLMGVILAEAEIYPDRELAINPGQVFGSLNGITAKDPAFGLDAVWIEISQRSQAQSLGYTVVDASTVVATHLNQILYKHSHELIGHEEVQQLMGLLGKASPKLAEELVPGILSLSQLLKVLQALLAEQVPVRDIRSIAEAIANNAAKSQDTAALVAAVRVGLSRAIVQSIVGLDSELPVITLEPRLEQILLNSIQKAGQGQEEGVLLEPSMAEKLQRSLIDAAQRQEMQGQPVILLVAGPVRAMLSRFGRLAVPNLHVLAYQEIPDNKQVTIVATVGPNG, encoded by the coding sequence ATGCTCGGCACGGCGCGCAGCACCCTGACTGACCTCTCGCGGGGCAATCTGGGTGTGCCGTTGTTGTTGCTGGTGATGCTGGCAATGATGATGTTGCCGATGCCGCCGTTCCTGCTGGACGTGTTCTTTACCTTCAACATTGCCCTGTCCGTCGTGGTGCTGCTGGTCTGTGTGTACGCCCTGCGGCCGCTGGACTTCGCGGTGTTCCCGACCATCCTGCTGGTCGCCACCTTGCTGCGCCTGGCGCTGAACGTGGCGTCGACCCGCGTGGTGATGCTGCACGGCCAGGACGGCCACGCCGCCGCCGGCAAGGTGATCCAGGCCTTTGGCGAGGTGGTGATCGGCGGTAACTATGTGGTCGGTATCGTGGTGTTCGCGATCCTGATGATCATCAACTTCGTGGTGGTGACCAAGGGCGCCGGGCGGATTTCCGAGGTGAGCGCGCGGTTTACCCTCGACGCCATGCCCGGTAAGCAAATGGCGATCGACGCCGACCTCAACGCCGGCCTGATCGACCAGAACCAAGCCAAGGCCCGCCGTCTGGAAGTGGCCCAGGAGGCCGAGTTCTACGGTTCCATGGACGGTGCCAGCAAGTTCGTGCGCGGTGATGCCATTGCCGGCCTGCTGATTCTGTTCATCAACCTGATCGGCGGCGTGGCGGTCGGCATGTTCCAGCACGGCATGACCTTCAGCGATGCGGGCAAGGTGTACGCCTTGCTGACCATCGGTGACGGTTTAGTGGCGCAATTGCCATCACTGTTGTTATCCACAGCAGCGGCGATCATGGTGACCCGTGCGTCGGGCTCCGAAGACATGGGCAAGCAGATCAGCCGGCAAATGTTTGCCTCGCCCAAGGCCCTGGCCGTGGCGGCGGGCATCATGGCGATCATGGGCATCGTGCCGGGCATGCCCCACGTGTCCTTCCTGAGCATGGCGGCCATGGCGGCGGGCGGTGCCTACCTGTTCTGGAAAAAGCAGAATGCGGTCAAGGTCCAGGCCCAGCAGGAGATTGCACGCCAGCAGGAACTGCTGCCATCCCCGGCCCGCGCCCAGGAAACCAAGGAGCTGGGCTGGGATGACGTGACACCGATCGACATGATCGGCCTGGAAGTCGGCTACCGCCTCATTCCGCTGGTAGACCGCAACCAGGGTGGCCAGCTGCTCGCGCGGATCAAGGGCGTGCGCAAGAAGCTGTCCCAGGACCTGGGCTTCCTGATGCCCACCGTGCATATCCGCGACAACCTGGACCTGGCGCCCAGCGCCTACCGCCTGACCCTGATGGGCGTGATCCTGGCCGAAGCCGAGATCTACCCGGACCGCGAACTGGCGATCAACCCGGGGCAGGTGTTCGGCAGTCTCAACGGCATTACCGCCAAAGATCCGGCTTTTGGCCTGGACGCGGTGTGGATCGAAATCAGCCAGCGCAGCCAGGCGCAGTCCCTGGGTTACACCGTGGTGGACGCCAGCACCGTGGTTGCTACCCACCTCAACCAGATCCTCTACAAGCACTCCCACGAGCTGATCGGCCACGAAGAAGTCCAGCAATTGATGGGTTTGCTCGGCAAAGCCTCGCCAAAACTCGCCGAAGAGCTGGTGCCGGGCATCCTGTCGCTGTCGCAGTTGCTCAAGGTATTGCAGGCGCTGCTGGCCGAACAGGTGCCGGTGCGCGACATTCGCAGCATTGCCGAGGCTATCGCCAACAATGCCGCCAAGAGTCAAGATACTGCCGCCCTGGTGGCCGCGGTGCGCGTCGGATTGTCGCGCGCAATCGTGCAAAGCATTGTAGGGCTTGACTCCGAGCTGCCTGTGATCACCTTGGAACCAAGGTTGGAACAAATATTGCTCAATAGTATTCAGAAGGCAGGACAGGGCCAGGAAGAGGGCGTTCTGCTGGAGCCAAGCATGGCCGAGAAGCTGCAGCGTTCGTTGATCGACGCCGCGCAGCGCCAGGAAATGCAAGGCCAACCGGTGATCCTGCTGGTGGCAGGCCCGGTCCGGGCGATGTTGTCGCGGTTTGGGCGCCTGGCAGTACCGAATTTGCACGTTTTGGCTTATCAGGAAATTCCTGACAACAAGCAAGTGACTATCGTCGCGACAGTAGGGCCCAACGGCTGA
- a CDS encoding DUF6124 family protein has translation MIKPTPNPPISLFTVADHLKTEDLLVNLTETLASAEALMSDFAFELDGTKREGALGVAQLIGLAKLLADRVLEDSEHLRA, from the coding sequence ATGATCAAACCCACCCCAAATCCCCCCATCAGCCTCTTCACCGTTGCAGACCACCTGAAAACCGAAGACCTGCTGGTCAACCTCACCGAAACCCTCGCTTCGGCCGAAGCGCTGATGAGTGACTTTGCCTTCGAGTTGGACGGGACAAAACGCGAAGGTGCACTGGGCGTAGCGCAGTTGATCGGGCTCGCGAAGCTGCTGGCCGACAGAGTACTGGAGGACAGCGAGCACTTGAGGGCCTGA
- a CDS encoding cold-shock protein, which translates to MATGTVKWFNAEKGYGFITQDDGGDVFVHYSAIKSDGFKTLEEHQKVEFDLAQGPKGGQAENVRILSVS; encoded by the coding sequence ATGGCAACAGGCACGGTGAAGTGGTTTAACGCGGAGAAGGGTTACGGGTTCATCACTCAAGACGATGGCGGTGATGTTTTTGTCCATTATTCGGCTATCAAGAGCGACGGTTTCAAGACGCTTGAAGAACATCAAAAAGTTGAATTCGATTTAGCCCAAGGACCCAAAGGCGGTCAGGCTGAAAACGTCCGCATCCTATCAGTGTCATAA
- the flhB gene encoding flagellar biosynthesis protein FlhB: MAESESGQDKTEDPTEKRKKDSREKGEIARSKELNTVATMMAGAGALLIYGGGLALDLMELMKHNFALPREVLLNPDAMGQYLLHSGKIAILAVQPILITLLLAALIGPVALGGWLFAAGSMAPKFSRMNPGAGLKRMFSTKALVELLKALAKFILILFVALMVLSSDIDDLLRIAHEPLESAIIHSVQVVGWSALWMAAGLIIIAAVDAPIQLWESHKKLLMTKQEVRDEHKDQEGRPEVKQRIRQLQREMSQRKMMASVPDADVVITNPTHYAVALKYDPEKGGAPMLLAKGSDFTALKIREIAVANDILLLESPELARSIFYSTDLDQEIPAGLYLAVAQVLAYVYQIRQYRAGKGKRPDPLKDLPIPPDLRRDS; this comes from the coding sequence ATGGCCGAGAGCGAGAGTGGTCAGGACAAAACAGAAGACCCCACGGAGAAACGTAAAAAGGACTCCAGGGAAAAGGGCGAGATTGCCCGCTCAAAAGAGCTCAATACCGTCGCCACAATGATGGCCGGCGCCGGCGCGTTGCTGATCTACGGCGGCGGCCTGGCACTGGACCTGATGGAGTTGATGAAACACAACTTCGCCTTGCCCCGCGAGGTGCTGCTCAACCCTGATGCCATGGGCCAGTACCTGCTGCACTCGGGCAAGATTGCGATCCTGGCGGTGCAGCCGATCCTGATCACCTTGCTGCTCGCCGCACTGATCGGCCCGGTCGCCCTGGGCGGCTGGCTGTTCGCCGCCGGCAGCATGGCGCCCAAGTTCAGCCGCATGAACCCTGGCGCCGGGCTCAAGCGCATGTTCTCCACCAAGGCCCTGGTGGAGCTGCTCAAGGCGTTGGCCAAGTTCATCCTGATCCTGTTCGTGGCGCTGATGGTGTTGTCGTCCGACATTGACGACCTGCTGCGCATCGCCCATGAACCGCTGGAGTCGGCGATCATCCACAGCGTGCAGGTGGTGGGCTGGAGTGCGCTGTGGATGGCGGCCGGGTTGATCATCATCGCGGCGGTGGATGCGCCGATCCAGCTGTGGGAAAGCCACAAGAAACTGCTGATGACCAAGCAGGAAGTGCGCGACGAGCACAAGGACCAGGAGGGGCGCCCCGAGGTCAAGCAGCGTATTCGCCAACTGCAGCGCGAGATGTCCCAGCGCAAGATGATGGCCTCGGTGCCCGACGCCGACGTGGTCATCACCAACCCGACCCACTACGCCGTGGCCCTCAAGTACGACCCGGAGAAGGGCGGCGCGCCGATGCTGCTGGCCAAGGGCAGCGACTTTACCGCCTTGAAGATCCGCGAAATTGCGGTGGCCAACGACATCCTGCTGCTGGAGTCGCCGGAATTGGCGCGGTCGATCTTCTATTCCACCGACCTCGACCAGGAAATCCCCGCCGGGCTGTACCTGGCCGTGGCCCAGGTACTGGCGTACGTCTATCAGATTCGCCAGTACCGTGCGGGCAAGGGCAAGCGGCCGGATCCGCTCAAGGATCTGCCGATTCCGCCGGATTTGCGCCGCGATTCCTGA